One window of the Trifolium pratense cultivar HEN17-A07 linkage group LG2, ARS_RC_1.1, whole genome shotgun sequence genome contains the following:
- the LOC123904499 gene encoding 60S ribosomal protein L35-like: MVKVHELRQKTKADLIAQLKDLKAELSLLRVAKVTGGAPNKLSKIKVVRLSIAQVFTVLCSGFSLVIVVILASLKTEREKKMETYFPVRKYAIKA, from the exons ATGG TCAAGGTTCACGAGTTGAGACAGAAAACCAAAGCTGATCTAATAGCTCAGCTGAAAGACCTTAAAGCTGAACTCTCCTTGCTTCGTGTTGCTAAAGTCACCGGTGGTGCACCCAACAAGCTCTCAAAGAt TAAGGTGGTGAGGTTGTCTATTGCTCAGGTTTTCACAGTGCTTTGCTCAGGTTTTAGTTTAGTGATTGTTGTAATACTG GCATCATTGAAGACCGAGAGGGAGAAGAAAATGGAGACATATTTCCCAGTAAGGAAATATGCTATCAAAGCTTAG
- the LOC123905507 gene encoding uncharacterized protein LOC123905507 — protein MENHQNQTKNPDQDLHKKQHHQHQEGWGTWEELLLACAVNRHGFKDWDTVAMEVQSRTNRPTLLATAHHCEQKFYDLNRRFTDDVPPPQQNGDSADVDSDHVPWLEKLRKERVAELRRDVQRSDVSILSLQLQVKRLEEEKAKENDGEEDNKPDLAVTGEEQLPENEKTGGEMEEDEPANSEPDIRRLDDSTTNTDKLLPTTGEESDRDNQSVNESNSTGSRFDAAKTDVKLETGPVHVKSGPNEPVQTGRKKKSIEEESNNGSYNNEAKVLTCESVPPSEERKVEGDSSELHDSVTRSVETGTRESSEVQSSSSLSKTRKIRRRKDVSVGDVVPENEDVAMVKSEPLVGVLEMIKRHEKFSMFERRLEKNQDLDRYKNIVRQHVDLETIQLRLQKGHYSSCTSSFFRDLLLLFTNATVFFPRNSSESRAAHQLQHLVIAEMKSSSQTQSDPITQKTDSLPPKAAPILVCRKRSAISTKPSATTLSQKGDHQSVINVKKERPSFDAKPTLKPSNSETDEEEPPMAIEKPVTGARSRRSNKNLNSNADNKKLPSNSTPKTVSSATKPAENPKLDKNKAEGGSDKKKNAAADFLKRIKRNASVEVLRSSGGGGGGSSGSSKGGGGSANMKEQKKVVNNGKGEKGKERASRYNDGGESGNKRNKNIDNSRRNVGRPPKKGAETNVVSTKRGRESSASGSKDKRPKKRSKK, from the exons ATGGAAAATcaccaaaaccaaaccaaaaaccCAGACCAAGACCTACACAAGAAACAACACCACCAACACCAAGAGGGTTGGGGCACGTGGGAAGAGCTTTTACTAGCGTGCGCCGTCAACCGTCATGGTTTCAAAGACTGGGACACCGTCGCTATGGAGGTTCAGTCCCGAACCAACCGCCCTACGCTCCTCGCCACCGCACACCACTGCGAACAAAAATTTTACGATCTAAACCGTCGATTCACAGACGACGTTCCTCCGCCGCAACAGAATGGAGACTCCGCCGACGTTGATTCCGATCACGTTCCCTGGCTTGAGAAATTGCGTAAAGAACGCGTTGCTGAGCTCCGGCGTGATGTCCAACGCAGCGACGTCTCCATTTT gtcGTTGCAGTTGCAGGTGAAGAGATTAGAGGAAGAGAAAGCGAAAGAGAATGACGGAGAAGAAGATAATAAACCAGATCTGGCGGTTACCGGCGAGGAACAGCTGCCGGAAAATGAAAAAACCGGGGGAGAAATGGAGGAGGATGAACCGGCTAATTCCGAACCGGATATTCGACGACTCGATGATAGCACAACTAATACTGATAAACTATTACCAACCACTGGAGAGGAATCGGACCGGGATAATCAATCGGTTAATGAGTCGAATTCAACCGGTTCGAGGTTTGATGCAGCGAAAACCGATGTAAAGTTAGAAACCGGCCCGGTTCATGTTAAATCCGGTCCAAACGAGCCGGTTCAAACCGGGAGGAAGAAAAAATCGATTGAAGAAGAATCGAATAACGGAAGCTATAATAACGAGGCTAAAGTTTTAACGTGTGAGTCGGTGCCTCCGAGTGAGGAGAGGAAAGTGGAAGGTGATTCGTCCGAGTTACATGATTCGGTGACTCGCTCGGTGGAGACAGGGACGAGAGAGAGTAGCGAGGTGCAGAGTTCTTCGAGTTTGTCGAAAACGAGGAAGATACGTCGGAGGAAGGATGTTTCCGTTGGAGATGTGGTGCCGGAGAATGAGGACGTGGCGATGGTGAAATCAGAACCGTTGGTTGGCGTGTTGGAGATGATCAAAAGACATGAAAAATTTTCAATGTTTGAACGGCGTCTTGAAAAAAACCAG GATTTGGATAGATACAAAAACATCGTGAGACAGCACGTGGACTTGGAAACTATACAATTGAGACTCCAAAAAGGTCACTATTCCTCATGCACTAGCTCATTCTTCCGTGACCTCCTCCTCCTCTTCACCAATGCCACTGTGTTCTTCCCTCGCAATTCATCCGAATCACGGGCGGCGCATCAGCTGCAACACCTGGTTATTGCCGAGATGAAAAGCTCTAGCCAAACACAATCCGACCCTATCACTCAGAAGACCGATTCACTCCCTCCGAAAGCTGCTCCTATATTAGTTTGCCGCAAACGCAGTGCAATCTCAACTAAGCCTTCCGCAACCACCTTGAGCCAAAAGGGTGATCACCAATCCGTCATCAATGTCAAGAAGGAAAGGCCATCTTTTGATGCTAAACCAACCTTGAAACCAAGTAATTCTGAGACAGATGAAGAGGAGCCTCCTATGGCTATAGAAAAGCCTGTAACTGGAGCCAGAAGCAGAAGAAGCAACAAGAATCTCAACAGCAATGCCGACAACAAGAAACTACCGTCTAACTCCACTCCTAAAACAGTTTCCTCGGCAACCAAGCCTGCCGAGAACCCAAAATTAGATAAGAACAAAGCAGAGGGGGGGTCCGACAAGAAGAAGAATGCTGCTGCTGATTTCTTGAAGAGAATAAAGCGAAATGCCTCTGTGGAGGTGCTGAGAAGCagtggtggtggaggaggaggtAGTAGTGGCAGCAGTAAGGGTGGTGGAGGTAGTGCTAATATGAAAGAGCAAAAGAAAGTAGTGAATAATGGAAAGGGTGAGAAAGGTAAAGAAAGAGCTTCAAGGTATAACGATGGAGGAGAGTCCGGGAATAAGAGGAATAAGAATATTGATAACTCTAGGAGGAATGTTGGAAGACCTCCAAAGAAAGGAGCAGAGACCAATGTAGTTAGTACAAAGCGTGGAAGGGAAAGTAGCGCAAGTGGTAGCAAAGATAAGCGACCAAAAAAACGTTCAAAGAAATGA